From a single Rutidosis leptorrhynchoides isolate AG116_Rl617_1_P2 chromosome 5, CSIRO_AGI_Rlap_v1, whole genome shotgun sequence genomic region:
- the LOC139849704 gene encoding uncharacterized protein, which translates to MGDHTTHKNSTGETLFSLVYGTQAVIPTELMVPTKRIRDFDESSNDEGLRANLDMLEECREIAAIREAINKKKISKYYDKFVKPLSFRIRDYVWCNNEANRAENTGKLGPNWEGPYEVIEISATQSYILAGLNGERIPRTWHATNLKRCYI; encoded by the coding sequence ATGGGTGATCATACCACTCATAAAAATAGCACAGGAGAAACACTGTTCAGCCTGGTTTACGGAACGCAAGCAGTAATCCCGACAGAATTAATGGTTCCAACGAAGCGCATACGCGACTTCGATGAGTCAAGTAATGATGAAGGCTTGCGCGCTAACCTAGATATGCTAGAAGAGTGCAGAGAAATAGCTGCCATACGAGAAGCAATCAACAAGAAGAAGATCTCTAAATACTACGATAAGTTTGTCAAGCCTTTGTCGTTCAGAATTAGAGATTATGTATGGTGCAATAATGAGGCAAATCGGGCAGAGAATACTGGAAAGCTGGGACCAAACTGGGAAGGTCCTTATGAAGTTATTGAAATAAGTGCAACGCAGTCCTATATCCTGGCAGGATTGAATGGAGAGCGAATACCTCGCACTTGGCATGCAACCAATTTGAAAAGATGTTACATATGA